One Vitis riparia cultivar Riparia Gloire de Montpellier isolate 1030 chromosome 4, EGFV_Vit.rip_1.0, whole genome shotgun sequence genomic window carries:
- the LOC117913436 gene encoding NADP-dependent glyceraldehyde-3-phosphate dehydrogenase-like — translation MAGSGVFAEILDGDVFKYYTDGAWKTSSSGKSVPIINPTTRSTQYKVQACTQEEVNKVMETAKNAQKLWAKTPLWKRAELLHKAAAILKEQKAPIAECLVKEIAKPAKDAVTEVVRSGDLVSYCAEEGVRILGEGKFLVSDSFPGNERSKYCLTSKIPLGVILAIPPFNYPVNLAVSKIGPALIAGNSLVLKPPTQGAVAALHMVHCFHLAGFPKGLINCVTGRGSEIGDFLTMHPGVDCISFTGGDTGIAISKKAGMVPLQMELGGKDACIILEDADLDLAASSIVKGGFSYSGQRCTAIKVVLVMESVADALVEKVNVKLAKLTVGAPEDDCDITPVVTESSANFIEGLITDAKQKEATFCQEYKREGNLIYPLLLDNVRPDMRIAWEEPFGPVLPVIRINSVEEGIHHCNASNFGLQGCIFTRDINKAILIGDAMETGTVQINSAPARGPDHFPFQGFKDSGIGSQGITNSINMMTKTKSMVINLPTPTYSMG, via the exons ATGGCAGGAAGTGGGGTGTTTGCAGAGATCTTAGATGGTGATGTCTTCAAGTACTACACAGACGGTGCGTGGAAGACGTCTTCTTCAGGAAAATCTGTGCCCATCATCAACCCCACCACCCGAAGCACCCAGTACAAGGTTCAAG CATGTACCCAAGAGGAGGTGAACAAGGTCATGGAAACAGCAAAAAATGCGCAAAAATTATGGGCAAAGACACCTCTGTGGAAAAGAGCAGAGTTACTTCACAAGGCAGCTGCAATTCTAAAAGAGCAAAAAGCACCCATTGCAGAGTGCCTTGTTAAGGAGATTGCAAAGCCTGCGAAGGATGCAGTGACTGAA GTTGTGAGATCAGGGGATTTGGTGTCCTACTGTGCTGAAGAAGGAGTTAGGATTCTTGGAGAAGGAAAATTTCTGGTTTCTGATAGTTTTCCTGGGAATGAAAGGAGCAAATACTGCCTCACTTCAAAG ATTCCTCTAGGTGTTATTTTGGCTATTCCACCGTTCAACTATCCCGTCAATCTTGCAGTATCGAAAATTGGCCCTGCACTTATTGCCGGCAACTCCCTTGTGCTCAAGCCTCCAACCCAG GGTGCTGTAGCTGCACTCCACATGGTGCATTGCTTTCACTTGGCTGGGTTTCCCAAAGGACTTATTAACTGTGTTACAGGAAGAGGTTCTGAGATCGGTGACTTCCTTACAATGCATCCTGGCGTTGACTGTATAAG CTTCACAGGGGGGGACACAGGAATTGCAATCTCAAAGAAGGCTGGCATGGTTCCTTTACAAATGGAACTGGGTGGAAAAGATGCTTGCATCATTCTTGAAGATGCTGATTTGGATTTAGCGGCATCTAGCATCGTGAAAGGAGGCTTCTCATACAG TGGTCAAAGATGCACGGCTATTAAGGTGGTCTTGGTAATGGAATCTGTAGCGGATGCTCTTGTTGAGAAAGTTAATGTTAAACTAGCAAAACTGACTGTTGGGGCACCGGAGGATGACTGTGATATCACTCCAGTTGTGACAGAGTCCTCTGCCAACTTTATCGAAGGGTTGATAACAGATGCCAAGCAGAAAGAAGCAACATTTTGCCAGGAGTACAAGAGGGAGGGCAATCTCATATATCCATTACTGTTGGATAATGTTCGACCCGACATGAGAATTGCGTGGGAGGAACCATTTGGCCCAGTTTTACCAGTTATCAGGATTAACTCTGTTGAAGAAGGAATCCACCACTGTAATGCTAGCAATTTTGGTCTCCAG GGTTGCATCTTTACGAGAGACATAAACAAAGCAATTTTGATCGGTGATGCAATGGAGACAGGAACAGTTCAGATCAATTCAGCGCCGGCTCGAGGACCagatcattttccttttcag GGTTTCAAGGACAGTGGAATTGGTTCTCAAGGAATCACCAACAGTATCAATATGATGACTAAAACAAAGAGCATGGTGATCAATTTGCCAACCCCGACTTACTCCATGGGCTGA
- the LOC117913180 gene encoding stromal cell-derived factor 2-like protein produces MALPFFVLALFVLFGLGSDHGSASSAHAANSEEVQITYGTVLKLMHERTKFRLHSHDVPYGSGSGQQSVTSFPNVEDSNSYWIVRPQPGTSAKQGDTIKSGTIIRLQHMKTRKWLHSHLHASPISGNLEVSCFGSESESDTGDYWRLLIEGSGKTWKQDQRVRLQHVDTSGYLHSHDKKYTRIAGGQQEVCGIRDKRADNVWLAAEGVYLPVTESK; encoded by the exons ATGGCTCTCCCCTTCTTCGTTCTCGCTCTGTTCGTCTTGTTCGGTCTCGGCTCCGATCACGGCTCGGCTTCATCGGCTCATGCCGCTAATTCTGAAGAAGTTCAG ATTACTTATGGAACTGTTCTTAAGTTGATGCATGAGAGGACTAAGTTTCGGCTACATTCCCATGATGTACCCTATGGCTCTGGCAGCGGCCAGCAATCTGTCACTAGCTTTCCCAATGTTGAGGATTCCAATAGCTATTGG ATTGTTAGACCTCAGCCAGGGACATCTGCCAAACAAGGTGACACCATTAAAAGTGGGACGATAATCCGGTTGCAGCACATGAAGACCAGAAAATGGCTGCACAGCCATTTGCATGCATCCCCAATATCAGGCAACTTAGAG GTGAGCTGCTTTGGATCAGAATCTGAATCTGATACTGGGGACTATTGGAG GCTCCTAATTGAGGGGAGTGGGAAAACTTGGAAACAAGATCAAAGGGTTCGGCTTCAACACGTGGACACTAGTGGCTACTTACATAGTCATGACAAGAAATACACACGGATAGCTGGTGGACAGCAAGAG GTATGTGGTATCCGAGACAAGCGGGCTGATAACGTCTGGCTGGCAGCAGAAGGCGTCTACCTGCCGGTTACTGAAAGCAAGTAA
- the LOC117913504 gene encoding U-box domain-containing protein 12, translating to MAKCERNDVGSLVLNRAAGGGSFRLFSSSSGATFRKKVFDFVRCGGSRHFREDEVAGVQPLPLAPEPAQERSEPRRKGSEKLSELLKNSWEGWGEEDGNAEETKRKTEAFEEVKRVVRDLQVGEGVRKSGGAVEVRRRAKEDLEARTTLAMLGAIPPLVGMLDSEDQESQIASLYALLNLGIGNDENKAAIVKAGAVHKMLKLIESPNEPPNSAVSEAVVANFLGLSALDSNKSIIGSSGAVPILVRTLKNLDKTSSSQAMQDSLRALYNLSILPLNISVILETDFVSFLLNTLGDMEVSERILSILSNVVSTPEGRKAISTVPDAFPILIDVMNWNDSPGCQEKASYILMVMAHKSYGDRQAMIDAGIVSSLLELSLLGSTLAQKRASRILECLRVDKGKQVSESYGGSLGSVGVSAPICGSSSSSANPNLSSKEAFEEEEDMMSEEKKAVKQLVQQSLQNNMRRIVKRANLPQDFVPSDHFKALTSSSTSKSLPF from the exons ATGGCCAAGTGCGAGCGAAACGACGTGGGATCGTTAGTCCTCAACCGCGCCGCTGGCGGTGGAAGTTTTCGTCTATTTTCGTCATCCTCCGGTGCGACATTTCGCAAGAAAGTATTTGATTTCGTTCGTTGTGGTGGTTCCCGCCATTTCCGGGAAGATGAGGTGGCAGGCGTTCAGCCCTTGCCGCTGGCTCCGGAGCCGGCGCAAGAGCGATCGGAGCCGAGGAGGAAGGGATCGGAGAAGCTGTCGGAGCTGTTGAAGAATTCGTGGGAGGGTTGGGGTGAAGAGGATGGGAATGCTGAAGAGACGAAGAGGAAGACTGAGGCGTTTGAGGAGGTGAAGCGCGTGGTAAGGGATCTTCAGGTTGGGGAAGGAGTGAGGAAGAGTGGAGGTGCGGTGGAGGTGAGGAGGCGTGCGAAGGAAGACTTGGAAGCTCGAACTACGCTCGCAATGCTCGGAGCCATTCCTCCTCTGGTAGGGATGCTAGATTCTGAGGATCAGGAGTCTCAGATCGCGTCATTGTACGCTCTTCTTAATCTCGGGATCGGAAACGATGA GAACAAAGCAGCCATTGTCAAAGCAGGAGCTGTCCACAAGATGCTAAAGCTCATTGAATCTCCAAATGAACCCCCAAATTCAGCTGTCTCTGAAGCAGTTGTCGCAAATTTTCTTGGCTTAAGTGCATTAGACTCAAACAAGTCAATTATTGGTTCTTCTGGGGCCGTTCCAATTTTAGTAAGAACCCTAAAAAATTTGGACAAGACCAGCAGTTCCCAAGCAATGCAAGACTCTTTGAGAGCGCTATACAATCTTTCCATATTACCTTTGAACATTTCAGTAATTCTGGAAACTGATTTTGTCTCATTTCTGCTAAATACATTGGGGGACATGGAAGTGAGTGAAAGAATCCTCTCAATTTTAAGCAATGTGGTATCTACCCCAGAAGGTAGAAAGGCTATCAGCACTGTGCCAGATGCATTCCCTATTTTGATTGATGTTATGAATTGGAATGACTCTCCAGGTTGCCAGGAGAAGGCATCTTATATCTTGATGGTAATGGCGCACAAATCTTATGGAGATAGACAGGCTATGATTGATGCTGGAATTGTATCTTCCCTACTTGAATTGTCTCTTTTAGGCAGCACATTAGCACAAAAGAGGGCCTCCCGGATTTTGGAGTGTTTGAGGGTTGATAAAGGGAAGCAGGTTTCAGAAAGTTATGGTGGCAGTTTGGGTAGCGTTGGAGTATCTGCTCCCATATGTGGATCATCTTCCTCATCTGCGAATCCAAATCTCAGTTCCAAGGAGGCTTTCGAGGAGGAGGAAGACATGATGAGTGAGGAGAAAAAGGCAGTGAAGCAATTAGTCCAGCAGAGTTTGCAGAATAACATGAGGAGAATTGTTAAGAGGGCCAATTTGCCACAAGACTTTGTTCCATCGGATCATTTCAAGGCGCTCACATCAAGTTCAACTTCAAAGAGCTTACCATTTTGA